A DNA window from Parabacteroides johnsonii DSM 18315 contains the following coding sequences:
- a CDS encoding Rieske (2Fe-2S) protein encodes MKRFLFCLLILFACSCSKFEESDIPYAPVYLEIDLRFGDNDLVGMYHHKSITKARTAGERTGFSGVLVVCGIDNYGNATYYAFDLCCPHEAKKNIIIEADNAGKAICPECGTEYDIGYGTGAPTKGVSQYPLRKYYMAPISSDRQEWVVRN; translated from the coding sequence ATGAAACGATTTTTATTTTGCTTACTTATATTATTCGCTTGTTCATGTTCCAAATTCGAAGAATCGGACATTCCTTATGCACCGGTCTATTTGGAAATAGACCTGCGCTTTGGCGACAATGATCTGGTAGGCATGTATCATCACAAATCCATCACCAAAGCCCGTACCGCCGGAGAAAGGACGGGTTTTTCCGGTGTTTTGGTCGTATGTGGGATCGACAATTACGGGAATGCAACCTACTATGCATTTGACTTGTGCTGCCCCCACGAAGCCAAAAAGAATATCATCATAGAAGCTGACAATGCAGGAAAAGCGATTTGCCCGGAATGCGGAACCGAATATGACATCGGTTATGGGACCGGAGCACCGACAAAGGGTGTATCGCAATATCCATTAAGAAAATATTATATGGCTCCAATATCGTCCGACAGACAGGAATGGGTTGTGAGAAACTAA
- the argH gene encoding argininosuccinate lyase has product MAQKLWEKNVQVDQEVDTFTVGKDREMDLYLAKYDVLGSMAHITMLESIGLLTKEELTVLLAELKNIYAVADSGQFVIEEGVEDVHSQVELMLTRRLGNTGKKIHSGRSRNDQVLLDLKLFTRAQIQEVVELVSGLFEVLISQSNRYKDVLLPGYTHLQIAMPSSFGLWFGAYAESLADDLQMMQAAYKVCNRNPLGSAAGYGSSFPLRRQMTTDLLGFDSLDYNVVYAQMGRGKMERTVAFAMAGIAATLSKLAFDACMFNSQNFGFIKLPDQFTTGSSIMPHKKNPDVFELTRAKCNKLQGLPQQITLISNNLPSGYFRDLQIIKEVFLPSFDELKDCLRMVTHMMREVKVNEHILDDDKYALLFSVEEVNRLVLEGVPFRDAYKQVGLNIEAGKFIPVKKVHHTHEGSIGNLCNDQVSALMQNIMDGFAFNRVNEAEQQLLS; this is encoded by the coding sequence ATGGCTCAGAAACTTTGGGAAAAGAATGTTCAGGTAGACCAGGAAGTGGATACCTTTACGGTAGGCAAAGACCGTGAGATGGATCTCTATCTCGCCAAATACGACGTACTTGGCTCAATGGCTCATATCACCATGCTGGAAAGCATCGGGCTGCTTACCAAAGAGGAACTAACGGTCCTGCTTGCCGAACTGAAAAATATCTATGCCGTTGCCGACAGCGGCCAGTTTGTAATTGAAGAAGGCGTGGAAGACGTCCACTCGCAAGTGGAGCTGATGCTGACACGCCGTTTAGGTAACACGGGTAAAAAGATACACAGCGGGCGTTCACGCAACGACCAAGTGTTGCTGGACCTGAAATTGTTCACCCGTGCACAGATTCAGGAAGTCGTGGAGCTCGTATCCGGCCTGTTCGAGGTGTTGATCTCACAGAGCAACCGGTATAAGGATGTGCTGCTTCCCGGATATACGCATTTACAGATTGCCATGCCGTCATCTTTCGGACTTTGGTTCGGTGCCTATGCCGAAAGCCTGGCCGACGATTTGCAGATGATGCAGGCTGCCTATAAGGTTTGTAACCGCAACCCGTTGGGCTCTGCGGCCGGATATGGTTCTTCTTTCCCGCTGAGACGCCAGATGACAACGGATTTGCTCGGCTTCGACTCGCTCGACTACAATGTCGTGTATGCCCAAATGGGACGCGGCAAGATGGAACGTACCGTGGCTTTTGCCATGGCGGGAATTGCGGCAACCCTTTCCAAACTGGCTTTCGATGCATGTATGTTCAATAGCCAGAACTTTGGTTTCATCAAGTTGCCGGACCAGTTCACGACAGGTTCCAGTATCATGCCGCATAAAAAGAATCCGGACGTATTCGAGTTGACGCGTGCCAAATGCAACAAGTTGCAAGGGTTGCCCCAGCAGATCACGCTGATCAGCAACAACCTTCCGTCGGGCTATTTCCGCGACCTGCAGATTATAAAGGAAGTATTCCTTCCTTCTTTCGACGAGTTGAAGGATTGTCTTCGCATGGTCACACACATGATGCGGGAAGTAAAAGTGAACGAGCACATTCTGGACGATGACAAATATGCACTCCTTTTCAGTGTGGAAGAAGTGAACCGCCTTGTGCTGGAAGGCGTACCTTTCCGTGATGCTTACAAGCAGGTTGGATTGAACATCGAAGCGGGTAAATTCATCCCTGTCAAGAAAGTTCACCACACGCACGAAGGAAGTATCGGAAATTTATGTAATGACCAAGTTTCCGCTTTGATGCAAAATATTATGGACGGTTTCGCGTTTAATAGAGTAAACGAGGCTGAACAACAGCTGTTATCCTAA
- a CDS encoding SRPBCC family protein has protein sequence MTEFVSEVKTIPFNEDRIFNMLSDLSNLEKVQDRIPEDKIKDFEFDKDSCSFSVAPVGKITFQIVEREPNKTIKFTTTNSPVPLFLWIQLKQVEENDTRMKLTVRAELNPFIKPMVSKPLQDAIDRISTILASLPY, from the coding sequence ATGACTGAATTTGTTAGTGAAGTGAAAACGATCCCCTTTAACGAGGATCGTATTTTTAATATGCTGTCCGACCTATCCAACCTGGAAAAGGTGCAGGACCGCATACCTGAGGATAAGATTAAAGATTTCGAATTCGACAAAGACTCTTGCAGTTTTTCCGTCGCACCGGTAGGTAAGATAACCTTCCAGATCGTGGAACGTGAACCGAACAAAACGATCAAATTCACGACTACGAACTCTCCTGTTCCCCTGTTCCTCTGGATTCAACTGAAACAGGTGGAAGAGAACGACACACGGATGAAACTGACCGTTCGCGCCGAACTGAATCCGTTTATCAAACCAATGGTATCAAAACCGTTGCAGGATGCGATCGATAGAATATCGACCATACTGGCATCCCTGCCTTATTAA
- the pyrE gene encoding orotate phosphoribosyltransferase, whose translation MKTLERLVAERLLKIKAVKLQPANPFTWASGWKSPIYNDNRKTLSYPEIRSFIKLELARTISEKYENADAIAGVATGAIAQGALVADLLGLPFVYIRSTPKDHGLENLIEGELKPGSKVVIVEDLVSTGGSSLKAVQAVRNFGCDVAGMVAIFTYGFPVAVEAFKEAKVTLTTLSNYDAVLEEALRTDYIDESEIAVLQEWRKDPANWNPEAK comes from the coding sequence ATGAAAACACTGGAAAGATTAGTAGCAGAGAGATTATTAAAGATTAAGGCGGTCAAATTGCAGCCGGCCAATCCTTTCACATGGGCATCCGGTTGGAAATCACCAATCTACAACGACAACAGAAAGACACTTTCCTATCCGGAAATCAGAAGTTTCATTAAATTGGAACTAGCTCGCACCATCAGCGAAAAATACGAAAATGCCGATGCTATTGCCGGTGTTGCAACCGGAGCGATCGCCCAGGGGGCATTAGTTGCCGACCTGCTGGGTCTGCCGTTTGTGTACATCCGTTCAACTCCTAAAGATCATGGATTGGAAAATCTGATTGAAGGCGAACTGAAGCCAGGTTCAAAAGTCGTGATCGTAGAAGATTTGGTTTCTACAGGCGGTAGCAGTTTGAAAGCAGTACAGGCCGTCCGTAATTTCGGTTGCGACGTTGCCGGCATGGTTGCCATCTTCACGTATGGTTTCCCTGTTGCAGTAGAGGCTTTCAAAGAGGCAAAAGTAACACTGACGACTTTGAGCAACTACGATGCAGTCCTGGAAGAAGCATTGCGTACAGATTACATTGACGAATCCGAAATCGCAGTCCTTCAGGAATGGCGCAAAGATCCGGCAAACTGGAATCCCGAAGCAAAGTAA
- a CDS encoding ComF family protein, with product MTTRMILNDLLNLFYPRLCLLCQRSLMEGEEHICLHCSNHLPYTHFTDMETNPVCLLLQGKTSFVAATALLHFTKGGSGQKLIHSLKYHGNKKLGYELGRMAATTYRETGLFDTVDLLLPVPLHPKRMRQRGYNQSEWIARGIRSVTGIAVDTSSLSRIKKTESQTRKQIFERSENVEDIFRVENTDTLKNKHILLVDDVITTGSTMNACAEAMKAISGIRISILGIAVA from the coding sequence ATGACTACGAGGATGATTTTGAATGACCTCCTCAACCTTTTCTATCCCCGCCTCTGCCTGCTTTGCCAGAGGTCTTTGATGGAAGGAGAAGAGCATATTTGCCTGCATTGTTCGAATCATTTGCCCTACACGCATTTTACGGATATGGAGACGAATCCGGTCTGTCTGCTTTTACAGGGAAAAACATCTTTCGTCGCCGCCACCGCTCTGCTCCACTTCACGAAAGGGGGCAGCGGACAAAAGTTGATCCATTCCTTAAAATATCATGGGAACAAAAAACTCGGATACGAACTGGGACGCATGGCGGCTACCACCTACCGGGAGACAGGGCTGTTCGACACCGTCGATCTCCTTTTGCCGGTCCCACTCCACCCGAAAAGAATGAGGCAAAGAGGTTATAACCAGTCGGAATGGATCGCACGCGGCATCCGGTCCGTCACCGGAATCGCGGTCGACACCTCTTCTCTGTCCCGCATCAAAAAGACCGAAAGCCAAACCCGCAAGCAGATATTCGAACGATCGGAAAATGTAGAGGACATCTTTCGTGTAGAGAACACCGACACGTTGAAAAACAAACACATCCTACTGGTGGACGATGTTATTACGACCGGTTCCACCATGAACGCCTGTGCAGAAGCTATGAAAGCCATATCCGGCATCCGGATCAGTATATTAGGCATAGCCGTAGCCTAA
- a CDS encoding regulatory protein RecX, which produces MKQISESEMLHRAAAYCSASERCIQDVEKKIKAAGLAGEESDRIVSRLLQERFIDESRFARYFVNDKLRFNKWGRVKINYEMQRKGIPSSIRSEALEGIDEQEYRSILLSLLKSKKKATRGKDDREVYAKLLRFAAGRGFETRETSRCLKQLFNGNDYEDDFE; this is translated from the coding sequence ATGAAACAAATCAGTGAATCTGAAATGCTTCACCGGGCAGCCGCCTACTGTTCTGCCAGCGAACGCTGCATCCAGGATGTCGAAAAGAAAATCAAAGCGGCGGGATTGGCCGGGGAAGAAAGCGACCGGATCGTCTCCCGCCTGCTACAAGAACGTTTCATCGACGAAAGCCGTTTTGCACGCTATTTCGTAAACGACAAATTGCGCTTCAACAAATGGGGACGTGTCAAGATCAACTACGAGATGCAGCGGAAAGGCATTCCGTCCAGTATCCGCTCGGAAGCGCTGGAAGGTATCGACGAACAAGAATATCGCTCCATCCTCCTTTCTCTCCTGAAAAGCAAAAAGAAAGCAACCCGTGGTAAGGACGATCGGGAGGTTTACGCCAAACTGCTCCGCTTCGCCGCCGGACGCGGTTTCGAAACAAGGGAAACAAGCCGCTGCCTGAAACAACTGTTCAACGGGAATGACTACGAGGATGATTTTGAATGA
- the prmC gene encoding peptide chain release factor N(5)-glutamine methyltransferase gives MTETIAYIKESLRDLYPSSEVSSLVRLIMERVCNIQPHHFLFCKDKELPESEKSRIHDIVERLKQMEPIQYILGTADFYSLQFEVDPSVLIPRPETEELVEQVILDNADKKIKILDIGTGSGCIAVTLRKHLKKASVIATDISAEALVTARRNAKRNNTTVTFIQTDILDPEKAEMDIPFILDVIVSNPPYIKEEEKKDMERNVLDYEPHLALFVPDNDPLLYYWHIAHFGKKKLRRNGRLYFEINAACSNMVVEMLEEEGYKNIELIQDLSGRDRIIKARK, from the coding sequence ATGACTGAAACCATCGCATACATTAAGGAATCATTGAGGGATTTATACCCATCCTCCGAGGTCAGCAGCCTGGTTCGTTTAATTATGGAGCGGGTTTGTAATATTCAGCCGCATCATTTTTTATTTTGTAAAGACAAAGAACTGCCAGAAAGCGAAAAAAGCCGGATTCATGACATAGTCGAACGTTTGAAGCAGATGGAGCCTATCCAATACATATTAGGGACGGCCGATTTCTACAGCCTTCAGTTCGAAGTGGACCCGTCCGTCCTGATACCGCGCCCGGAAACCGAAGAACTGGTCGAGCAGGTCATCCTCGACAATGCAGATAAAAAGATCAAGATATTGGATATCGGAACGGGAAGCGGCTGCATAGCTGTCACACTCCGGAAGCATCTGAAAAAAGCTAGCGTGATTGCGACGGACATTTCGGCGGAAGCGCTCGTAACCGCCCGCCGGAATGCCAAACGCAACAACACAACAGTCACTTTCATCCAGACAGATATCCTGGACCCGGAGAAAGCGGAAATGGACATCCCGTTCATTCTGGACGTCATCGTCAGCAATCCGCCCTACATCAAGGAGGAAGAAAAAAAAGACATGGAGCGGAACGTGCTGGACTACGAACCACACCTGGCTCTTTTCGTCCCTGACAACGACCCGCTGCTCTATTATTGGCATATCGCCCATTTCGGAAAGAAAAAACTGAGAAGAAACGGCCGACTCTACTTCGAAATCAATGCGGCATGCAGCAATATGGTTGTCGAGATGCTGGAGGAAGAAGGCTACAAGAATATCGAATTGATCCAAGACCTGTCAGGCAGGGACCGGATCATAAAAGCACGCAAATGA
- the ribD gene encoding bifunctional diaminohydroxyphosphoribosylaminopyrimidine deaminase/5-amino-6-(5-phosphoribosylamino)uracil reductase RibD: MVVEEKYMARCIELARGGEGNTAPNPMVGAVIVHKGKIIGEGFHRKCGEAHAEVNAVASVRDEALLRDSTIYVSLEPCSHYGKTPPCAELIIKKGIPRVVVGTLDPFPEVSGRGVRMLREAGVEVVTGVLEEEARTLNPAFMTFQIRKRPYVYLKWAQSADGFMDVRREDATESPVLLSSAETLRRVHRLRSEVAAIMVGTRTALLDNPSLTVRHWAGQSPVRVVLDRTLKLPAGSHLLDGMVRTLVFTAAEVESRPNVEYVRIDFEQEVLPQVLQYLYEQNLNSLMVEGGAGLLESFLDAGLWDEAWVETAPAVLGAGVKAPAVPGVLTGTEQRHGHLLETWKQKV, translated from the coding sequence ATGGTTGTCGAAGAGAAATATATGGCCCGCTGCATCGAGCTTGCACGGGGAGGAGAAGGTAATACGGCTCCGAACCCGATGGTCGGTGCGGTGATAGTGCATAAAGGGAAGATTATAGGAGAAGGCTTTCATCGTAAATGTGGCGAAGCACATGCCGAAGTGAATGCGGTGGCCTCTGTCCGGGATGAAGCGCTTTTGCGGGATTCCACTATCTATGTGAGCCTCGAGCCCTGTTCTCATTACGGAAAGACACCTCCCTGTGCGGAGTTGATTATAAAGAAAGGTATCCCGCGTGTCGTGGTCGGTACTTTGGATCCGTTTCCGGAAGTGTCGGGGCGGGGAGTACGTATGCTGCGCGAGGCAGGTGTCGAAGTCGTGACGGGAGTGTTGGAAGAAGAGGCTCGTACCCTGAATCCGGCTTTTATGACTTTCCAGATACGGAAACGTCCTTATGTTTATCTGAAATGGGCCCAGAGCGCAGATGGCTTTATGGATGTCCGGCGGGAGGATGCTACTGAATCCCCGGTGCTTTTGTCTTCTGCCGAGACGCTCCGAAGAGTTCACCGGCTTCGTTCCGAAGTGGCGGCCATTATGGTCGGGACGCGTACGGCGTTGTTGGACAATCCGTCGCTGACCGTGCGGCATTGGGCGGGTCAGTCTCCGGTCCGGGTGGTGCTCGACCGGACATTGAAGTTGCCGGCCGGTTCGCATCTGCTGGATGGCATGGTGCGTACGCTCGTATTTACAGCCGCTGAAGTCGAAAGCCGACCGAATGTCGAGTATGTGCGGATCGATTTCGAACAGGAGGTCTTGCCGCAAGTCTTACAATATTTATATGAGCAGAATTTGAATTCGTTGATGGTCGAAGGAGGCGCGGGACTGCTGGAAAGTTTCCTTGATGCCGGCTTGTGGGACGAGGCTTGGGTCGAAACGGCTCCGGCTGTTCTGGGTGCGGGGGTGAAAGCACCTGCTGTTCCTGGCGTGTTGACCGGTACGGAACAGAGGCACGGACATCTTTTGGAAACCTGGAAACAAAAGGTTTAA
- a CDS encoding DUF6242 domain-containing protein: protein MFLLLCLYMQQTYFLMKNRIVLFIAGCCALLLSSCLGSDDTQYELSKDCQILSFSLSNDSIPELKNVVFTIDQVTGHIFNIDSMPYGTKLDEKVICTVKLASTVYTCQVMQEAISDTLSYWNLEDSLDFSKPVKFVNTLWDGQTTKTYIAQVNIHQVLPDSMVWGIYKEGIADGAVKEEKVVVFGEGNDESYYMYTQPVNASEGYQLYRSAVADGKNWTKLTVSGLPVGEIRLSQMTAYEDAFYVVTTKGVLYSSADGQTWSPVENSPVIKALLGTIDVDDDFTAAGKQPSALSAVIDKDGTLVYGYMNEAKVWNEGTLLNEGFPLTGFGNLSYNSMFRARLLVVAGRDKDNKLTNTAWATDDGKVWAKLTDDETAPFDKQEGVAVAEYDDKIFMLSGINEAGKASSDIYLSRDGGVNWSLSDSLVVMPQEFKARGFSSIYVDQDNYMYLFGGKETNSSNVLNQIWRGRINRLGF, encoded by the coding sequence ATGTTTCTACTTTTGTGCCTTTATATGCAACAAACTTATTTTTTGATGAAAAATAGAATAGTACTGTTTATAGCCGGATGTTGTGCTCTGTTATTGTCGTCATGTCTGGGTTCGGATGATACGCAATATGAGCTGAGTAAAGATTGTCAGATTCTATCTTTTTCTTTGTCGAATGATTCTATCCCGGAACTGAAGAATGTCGTTTTTACGATTGATCAGGTAACCGGACATATCTTCAATATAGACTCCATGCCTTATGGGACGAAGCTGGATGAAAAAGTGATTTGTACGGTTAAGCTGGCTTCTACGGTATATACGTGCCAGGTCATGCAGGAGGCAATCAGCGATACGCTGAGCTATTGGAACCTGGAAGACTCGCTGGACTTCTCCAAACCGGTTAAGTTCGTGAATACGTTGTGGGATGGCCAAACCACAAAGACATACATCGCACAAGTCAATATCCATCAGGTTCTGCCTGATTCGATGGTTTGGGGCATTTATAAGGAAGGCATTGCGGACGGTGCTGTCAAGGAAGAAAAAGTCGTTGTTTTCGGTGAAGGAAATGACGAGTCTTATTATATGTACACGCAGCCTGTAAATGCAAGCGAAGGCTACCAGCTGTACCGTTCGGCTGTCGCTGACGGTAAGAACTGGACGAAACTGACTGTTTCGGGACTTCCTGTCGGAGAAATCCGTTTGTCACAGATGACCGCTTATGAAGATGCGTTTTATGTCGTTACGACGAAAGGTGTCCTTTATAGTTCAGCCGATGGCCAGACTTGGTCTCCTGTTGAAAATTCTCCGGTGATAAAAGCCCTTTTGGGTACTATCGATGTGGACGATGACTTTACGGCGGCCGGCAAGCAGCCGTCAGCCCTTAGCGCGGTTATCGACAAGGATGGCACGCTGGTTTACGGGTATATGAATGAAGCGAAGGTATGGAACGAAGGAACTCTTCTGAACGAAGGCTTCCCTTTGACCGGTTTCGGTAATCTTTCCTATAATTCGATGTTCCGTGCCCGCCTGTTAGTGGTTGCCGGAAGAGATAAGGACAATAAACTGACGAATACGGCTTGGGCGACGGATGATGGCAAAGTCTGGGCGAAGTTGACGGATGACGAAACGGCTCCTTTTGATAAACAGGAGGGTGTCGCAGTAGCGGAATATGACGATAAGATATTTATGTTGAGCGGTATCAATGAAGCGGGTAAGGCCTCTTCTGATATTTACCTGTCACGTGACGGAGGCGTCAACTGGAGCCTGTCGGATTCACTGGTCGTAATGCCGCAGGAATTCAAGGCAAGAGGGTTCTCTTCTATCTATGTGGATCAGGATAATTATATGTATCTTTTCGGCGGAAAAGAAACCAATAGTTCGAATGTATTGAACCAAATCTGGCGCGGCCGTATTAACCGCCTGGGTTTTTAA
- the porG gene encoding type IX secretion system protein PorG produces the protein MTSTFFQRILILVLLAGCMAGLHAQEYKYEIGGMAGGAFYMGDVNKNAFFKGLNPAFGAVFRYNPNFRWAVKTNLMWGQVSGTTEGQQNVFPDHAQGSFSRSLIELGGQMEFNFFPYSDKFAYSNARRFTPYIFMGLGVTVAPGSGKTFAGPNIPLGVGLKYKVKNRINLGCEFSFRKLFGDGLDVTDDSNAFLDDPYHMKGSFLKNKDWYSFLLFTVTWDFGPRCRTCNNAKNIDNIQ, from the coding sequence ATGACTTCAACTTTCTTTCAGCGCATACTCATATTAGTCCTTTTGGCCGGTTGTATGGCCGGTCTTCACGCACAAGAATATAAATACGAGATCGGAGGAATGGCAGGCGGAGCCTTTTATATGGGCGATGTCAACAAGAACGCTTTTTTCAAAGGGCTGAATCCCGCGTTCGGGGCCGTTTTTCGCTATAATCCTAATTTCAGGTGGGCGGTAAAGACCAATCTGATGTGGGGACAGGTCTCAGGCACGACGGAAGGGCAACAGAATGTTTTTCCGGATCATGCGCAAGGTTCTTTCAGCCGGAGCCTGATCGAACTGGGCGGACAGATGGAGTTCAACTTCTTTCCGTACAGTGATAAATTTGCGTATTCGAACGCAAGGCGTTTCACTCCCTATATTTTTATGGGATTGGGTGTGACGGTTGCGCCGGGCAGCGGGAAGACTTTTGCCGGTCCGAACATTCCGCTCGGTGTGGGGTTGAAATATAAGGTGAAGAACAGGATTAACCTGGGATGCGAGTTCTCGTTCCGCAAACTGTTTGGCGACGGTCTGGACGTGACGGACGACAGCAATGCGTTTCTGGATGATCCCTACCATATGAAAGGTAGTTTTTTGAAGAATAAAGATTGGTATTCTTTTTTGTTGTTTACGGTTACCTGGGATTTCGGTCCGCGATGCAGGACCTGCAACAACGCGAAGAATATAGATAATATACAGTAG
- a CDS encoding isoprenyl transferase has product MSLIEQIDKNRLPQHVAIIMDGNGRWAKAKGKDRSYGHQEGVVSVRKVVEAATTVGLKYLTMYTFSTENWNRPEAEVQALMSLLVAAIHRETPDLMKNNVRLMAIGNLDRLPADAHATLQDCIAQTSANTGVTLILALSYSARWEITEAVKRLAGEVAEKKINPDDITEAVVSDHLTTKGIPDPDLLIRTGGEQRVSNFLLWQLSYAEFFFTDVYWPDFREEELYGAILYYQQRERRFGKTSEQLIL; this is encoded by the coding sequence ATGTCGCTGATTGAACAAATAGATAAAAATCGATTGCCGCAGCATGTGGCGATTATTATGGACGGCAACGGACGCTGGGCCAAAGCGAAGGGGAAAGACCGGAGCTACGGACATCAGGAGGGCGTTGTATCTGTCCGTAAAGTCGTGGAAGCCGCTACAACCGTAGGTTTGAAATATCTGACGATGTACACGTTTTCGACGGAAAACTGGAATCGTCCGGAGGCGGAGGTACAGGCGTTGATGAGCTTGCTGGTTGCAGCCATTCATCGCGAGACTCCTGACCTGATGAAAAATAATGTCCGTCTGATGGCGATCGGCAATCTGGACCGTTTGCCGGCAGATGCACATGCCACTTTGCAGGATTGTATCGCACAGACTTCGGCCAATACGGGTGTTACGCTCATATTGGCTTTGAGTTATTCGGCCCGTTGGGAAATAACCGAAGCTGTGAAACGTCTGGCCGGAGAGGTGGCGGAGAAGAAAATAAACCCCGACGATATAACCGAGGCTGTCGTCTCGGATCACCTGACAACCAAAGGTATTCCCGATCCGGATTTATTGATCCGTACCGGAGGAGAACAACGCGTCAGCAACTTCCTGCTTTGGCAGTTGTCGTATGCCGAATTCTTCTTTACCGATGTGTATTGGCCGGATTTTAGAGAAGAAGAGTTGTATGGAGCTATATTGTATTACCAGCAGCGTGAACGACGCTTCGGTAAGACAAGTGAGCAATTAATCTTATAA